One segment of Stomatobaculum sp. F0698 DNA contains the following:
- the trpS gene encoding tryptophan--tRNA ligase: MADKIILTGDRPTGRLHVGHYVGSLRRRVALQNSGEYKRTMVMIADAQALTDNFDNPEKVRQNIIEVALDYLSVGLDPEKSTLFIQSQISELTELTFFYSNLVTVARLQRNPTVKNEIKLRNFEADIPVGFFTYPISQAADITAFKATTVPVGEDQLPMIEQTREIVRKFNSIYAPVLVEPEALIPSDAASRRLPGTDGKAKMSKSLGNCIYLSDDADTVAARIKTMYTDPEHLRVSDPGHLEGNTVFTYLEAFSRPEHFERYLPEYASLDELKAHYTRGGLGDVKVKKFLNAVLQEELEPIRKRRKEYERDISAVYEILKKGSERAREIAAETLSEVKEAMKINYFEDSELIREQAERFRQAAE; encoded by the coding sequence ATGGCAGATAAGATTATTTTAACCGGAGACCGCCCGACGGGCAGACTGCACGTGGGCCACTATGTGGGTTCGCTTCGCAGAAGAGTCGCGCTGCAGAATTCCGGCGAGTATAAGAGAACCATGGTCATGATTGCGGACGCGCAGGCGCTCACCGACAACTTTGACAATCCCGAGAAGGTCAGACAGAACATCATCGAAGTGGCGCTCGACTATCTCTCGGTGGGACTCGATCCCGAGAAGTCCACACTCTTTATTCAGTCGCAGATCTCGGAACTCACCGAGCTCACCTTCTTCTACTCGAATCTCGTCACGGTTGCCAGACTGCAGCGCAACCCGACCGTGAAGAATGAGATTAAGCTCCGGAATTTCGAGGCGGATATCCCGGTCGGCTTCTTCACCTATCCGATCAGCCAGGCGGCGGATATCACGGCTTTTAAGGCGACCACGGTGCCGGTCGGTGAGGATCAGCTGCCGATGATCGAGCAGACGAGAGAGATTGTCCGGAAGTTCAATTCGATTTATGCGCCGGTGCTCGTGGAGCCGGAGGCGCTGATTCCGAGCGATGCGGCTTCCCGCCGTCTCCCGGGCACGGACGGCAAGGCGAAGATGTCCAAGTCCCTCGGCAACTGCATCTACCTCTCGGACGATGCGGATACGGTGGCGGCGCGCATCAAGACCATGTATACAGACCCGGAGCATCTCCGCGTGAGCGACCCGGGCCATCTGGAGGGGAACACCGTGTTCACCTACCTGGAAGCCTTCTCGCGTCCGGAGCATTTTGAGCGCTACCTGCCGGAGTACGCTTCTCTCGATGAATTGAAGGCGCACTACACGCGCGGCGGTCTCGGCGATGTCAAGGTGAAGAAGTTCCTGAATGCCGTGTTGCAGGAGGAACTCGAGCCGATTCGGAAGCGCAGAAAGGAATATGAGCGCGATATCTCCGCGGTCTATGAAATCCTGAAGAAGGGATCCGAGCGCGCGCGCGAAATCGCGGCGGAGACCTTGTCCGAGGTAAAGGAAGCGATGAAAATCAATTATTTTGAGGACAGCGAGCTGATTCGCGAACAGGCGGAGCGCTTTCGGCAGGCGGCGGAATGA
- a CDS encoding glycosyltransferase — translation MTSRILLCSYRGEAYLEEQLASIEGQTERNFRLLLSDDASPDRSFAIAEAAAARDARVTALRRDKGSGSAARHFLERLRDPAFFSAADVDDYYLFSDQDDCWHRDKLARQVRAMRAMERRYGSKVPLLLHCDLRVVSADGTEIAPSYVRYQKMSPARRRFCQLLVQNNVTGGAMIMNHALMRLLVAHPVPENAVMHDHWIALVAAAFGKIGFLDHALYDYRQHGDNVLGAKKGGALSEMKRRLGLSGESLKEMNEKSGAAYRALFLQAEEFRRQYGKELPAEAKKTLDDFLALQHKTRIGKAVGILRGGFTFNLPHRTLGELLFL, via the coding sequence ATGACGAGCCGTATTCTGCTTTGCAGCTACCGGGGAGAGGCATACCTGGAAGAGCAGCTGGCTTCGATCGAAGGGCAGACGGAGAGGAATTTCCGTCTGCTTCTTTCGGATGATGCCTCACCGGACCGAAGCTTTGCGATTGCGGAGGCGGCGGCCGCGCGGGATGCCCGCGTGACAGCGCTTCGCCGGGACAAGGGAAGCGGAAGCGCCGCAAGACATTTTTTGGAGCGTCTTCGGGATCCGGCCTTCTTTTCCGCGGCCGATGTCGATGACTACTATCTCTTCTCGGACCAGGACGATTGTTGGCACCGAGACAAGCTCGCGCGGCAAGTCCGCGCGATGCGCGCCATGGAGCGTCGCTACGGGAGTAAAGTACCGCTCTTACTCCACTGCGATCTCCGCGTGGTCTCGGCCGATGGGACGGAAATCGCGCCCTCTTATGTGCGCTACCAGAAAATGAGCCCGGCAAGACGGCGGTTCTGTCAGCTCCTCGTGCAGAACAATGTGACGGGCGGCGCCATGATTATGAACCATGCGCTCATGCGTCTCCTGGTCGCACACCCGGTGCCGGAAAACGCCGTGATGCACGACCACTGGATTGCGCTGGTCGCCGCGGCCTTCGGGAAAATAGGTTTCCTGGACCACGCGCTCTATGACTATCGCCAGCACGGCGACAATGTGCTCGGAGCAAAGAAGGGGGGCGCGCTCTCGGAAATGAAGCGGCGGCTCGGGCTTTCGGGGGAGAGCCTCAAGGAGATGAACGAAAAGTCGGGAGCGGCCTACCGCGCCCTCTTTTTACAGGCGGAGGAATTTCGGCGGCAGTACGGCAAAGAACTTCCGGCAGAGGCAAAGAAGACGCTCGATGACTTCCTCGCGTTGCAACATAAAACAAGAATCGGAAAGGCAGTGGGCATTTTGCGCGGCGGTTTTACCTTTAACCTGCCGCACCGCACACTGGGTGAACTACTCTTTTTATGA
- a CDS encoding alpha-amylase produces the protein MALGVQIEKEGIAVSVVAETRPTLLLFLRNEEAPRLCVPFPEDARFGKVYSLRLGFRELREAGFRGAALKSAEYQFEAGGQRFADPYGKSFSGHDSFGKPLKEETAKRSPLFLSEFSWEEEGAPKVNPRERVIYRLHVRGFTAEKSSGVIQRGTFDGIAEKIPYLRSLGVTTLELLPAEEFEELPFGAERVNYWGYGKTFHFAPKASYCRKRQRDPAGELRSLVKALHAAGMELVMEFYFDGSERVDYVLEVLRYYRSFYHLDGARLSGSFPLRDILRDPYLKGFLLFAEERPAESGESFYCCDRAFQREMRRFLKGDEGMVPAVLSYSRREPDTPPRVNYLAHTDGFTLADLVSYERKHNEANGEGNRDGSNENFSWNCGVEGKTKRRQILACRAQQRRNAFLLLFLSQGTPLFLAGDEFGNSQDGNNNAYCQDNAVSWLDWKQATKEAESVDFVRALIAFRRAHPALGRQTPPLFLDVDAVGRPDVSYHGERPWKAETEPFRRQLGILYSGHYAKSENGEADNSLFCIYNMHWEAHSFSLPHPEKGTAWHLAIRSFGEAPHCLEVGVEEVLADQSSFLLPGRSIVVLIAKPLPAETKTKRTKKRQGDSNGR, from the coding sequence ATGGCGCTTGGAGTACAAATCGAGAAGGAGGGGATTGCGGTTTCCGTTGTCGCAGAGACAAGACCGACCTTACTGCTCTTTCTGCGAAATGAGGAGGCGCCGCGGCTCTGCGTACCCTTTCCGGAGGATGCCCGCTTTGGGAAGGTCTACAGTCTGCGGCTCGGCTTTCGGGAGCTTCGCGAGGCTGGTTTTCGCGGCGCTGCCCTAAAGAGCGCGGAATATCAGTTTGAGGCGGGAGGACAGCGCTTTGCGGATCCGTACGGCAAGAGTTTCAGCGGACACGACAGCTTCGGAAAACCACTCAAGGAAGAAACGGCGAAGCGCTCGCCGCTCTTTTTGAGCGAGTTCTCCTGGGAGGAGGAAGGCGCTCCGAAGGTAAATCCGCGGGAGCGCGTCATCTACCGCCTGCATGTGCGCGGCTTTACCGCGGAAAAGAGCAGCGGCGTGATTCAGCGGGGTACCTTTGACGGCATCGCCGAAAAGATACCCTATCTCCGCTCTCTCGGGGTGACAACCCTGGAGCTTCTGCCCGCGGAGGAGTTTGAGGAGTTGCCCTTCGGGGCCGAGCGCGTCAACTACTGGGGCTACGGAAAGACCTTCCATTTTGCGCCGAAGGCGAGCTATTGCAGAAAGCGTCAGCGAGACCCGGCGGGTGAACTCCGTTCTCTCGTAAAAGCGCTCCACGCGGCGGGCATGGAGCTTGTGATGGAGTTCTACTTTGACGGGAGCGAGCGCGTTGATTACGTGCTCGAAGTACTGCGCTACTACCGTAGCTTTTATCACCTGGACGGCGCGCGTTTAAGCGGCAGCTTTCCGCTCCGAGACATCCTGCGGGATCCGTATCTCAAGGGCTTTCTTCTCTTTGCGGAGGAGCGGCCCGCGGAGTCCGGCGAAAGCTTCTACTGCTGTGACCGCGCGTTTCAACGGGAGATGCGCCGTTTCCTAAAGGGGGACGAGGGCATGGTGCCTGCCGTGCTTTCTTACAGCCGGCGGGAGCCGGATACGCCGCCGCGTGTCAACTACCTTGCGCACACCGACGGCTTTACGCTCGCGGATCTTGTGAGTTACGAGAGAAAGCACAACGAGGCAAACGGCGAGGGCAACCGGGACGGCAGCAATGAGAATTTCAGCTGGAACTGCGGCGTCGAGGGCAAGACCAAGCGGCGACAGATTCTCGCCTGCCGCGCGCAGCAGCGGCGGAATGCGTTTTTGCTGCTCTTTTTAAGTCAGGGAACGCCGCTCTTCCTCGCCGGCGATGAGTTCGGAAACAGCCAGGACGGCAACAACAATGCCTATTGTCAGGACAATGCGGTCTCCTGGCTCGACTGGAAACAGGCGACCAAGGAGGCAGAGAGCGTTGACTTTGTGCGGGCACTGATTGCCTTTCGAAGGGCGCATCCGGCACTCGGACGGCAGACACCGCCGCTCTTTCTCGATGTCGATGCCGTGGGCAGACCGGATGTCTCCTATCACGGCGAGCGGCCGTGGAAGGCGGAGACCGAGCCCTTCCGCCGTCAGCTCGGCATACTCTACAGCGGACATTACGCGAAATCGGAGAACGGCGAGGCAGACAACAGCCTTTTCTGTATCTATAATATGCACTGGGAAGCACACAGCTTTTCCTTGCCGCACCCTGAAAAGGGCACGGCTTGGCACCTCGCAATCAGAAGTTTCGGCGAGGCGCCGCACTGTCTCGAGGTCGGGGTGGAGGAAGTTCTGGCGGATCAGAGCAGCTTTTTACTTCCGGGACGGAGCATCGTCGTTTTGATTGCAAAGCCCCTTCCGGCAGAGACAAAGACAAAACGAACGAAAAAGAGACAGGGAGATAGCAATGGCAGATAA
- a CDS encoding exodeoxyribonuclease III, translating into MSVKKMISWNVNGLRAAAGKTFFDAFHDLDADIFCIQESKLQEGQIELDLPGYYDYWNYAEKKGYSGVAMFTKEKPIEVYYGLGIPEHDKEGRVITLEFPDYYVLTCYTPNSQNELKRLDYRMEWEDAFFAYVKGLDEKKPLIYCGDLNVAHQEIDLKNPATNRKNAGFTDEERAKMSRILENGFTDSFRYLHPEEKDAYSWWSYRMKARERNVGWRIDYFIVSDRLREKIRGASIHSEILGSDHCPVELTIDL; encoded by the coding sequence ATGAGCGTAAAGAAAATGATTTCCTGGAACGTGAACGGTCTTCGCGCGGCGGCCGGCAAGACCTTTTTTGACGCGTTCCACGATTTGGATGCGGATATCTTTTGTATTCAGGAGTCGAAGCTACAGGAGGGACAGATAGAACTGGACCTCCCGGGCTACTATGACTACTGGAATTATGCGGAGAAGAAGGGCTACTCCGGCGTTGCCATGTTCACGAAGGAGAAGCCGATTGAGGTGTACTACGGGCTCGGCATTCCGGAGCACGACAAGGAGGGGCGTGTGATTACCCTCGAATTTCCGGACTACTATGTGCTGACCTGCTATACCCCGAATTCGCAGAATGAGTTAAAGCGCCTCGACTACCGCATGGAGTGGGAGGATGCCTTCTTTGCCTATGTAAAGGGGCTGGATGAAAAGAAGCCGCTCATCTACTGCGGCGATTTAAACGTCGCGCATCAAGAAATTGACTTAAAGAACCCGGCGACCAACCGGAAGAATGCGGGTTTTACCGATGAAGAGCGCGCGAAGATGAGTCGCATTTTGGAAAACGGCTTCACGGACAGTTTCCGTTACCTCCACCCGGAGGAGAAAGACGCCTACTCCTGGTGGTCCTACCGGATGAAGGCGAGGGAGCGAAATGTCGGTTGGCGCATCGACTACTTTATCGTGTCTGACCGCCTGCGCGAGAAGATACGCGGGGCCTCGATTCACAGCGAAATTTTGGGCAGCGATCACTGCCCGGTGGAATTGACCATCGATCTTTGA